Proteins co-encoded in one Coxiella burnetii genomic window:
- a CDS encoding CBU_1607 family Dot/Icm T4SS effector — translation MRIFSDKTGSNQVEANKRKAALEKNVILNQNIKRNPAIGTPCVPRTEQKASTTVYTPTFFQSLEQNKIQELRKKCVKAINKMNLPEKTHLEKFSTRTGLAMGAMIPASPNFSVEKQREKEKWEANERLKSCR, via the coding sequence AGCAAACAAAAGAAAAGCGGCCCTTGAGAAAAATGTTATTTTAAACCAAAATATTAAAAGGAACCCAGCTATAGGTACTCCTTGTGTACCACGCACAGAGCAGAAAGCATCGACAACAGTTTACACTCCGACTTTTTTTCAGAGCCTAGAGCAGAATAAAATTCAGGAGTTAAGAAAAAAATGTGTAAAAGCTATAAACAAAATGAACTTACCTGAAAAAACTCATTTGGAAAAATTTTCTACTCGTACAGGCCTTGCAATGGGCGCTATGATACCTGCTTCACCCAATTTCTCTGTAGAAAAACAAAGAGAAAAGGAAAAGTGGGAGGCAAATGAGAGGTTAAAATCCTGCCGCTAA